One Porphyromonas pogonae genomic region harbors:
- a CDS encoding TonB-dependent receptor produces MKEKIFTFCVCCFATSGFALAQQSLQDTIHLKEVTVTSDKISPSTGTSKVAAPVKEIPIAITSVSNVQIHDLNFTNLVQATRNVPGVRPMRTYGAFQRFYMRGFSNFVVLNDGMRDERHTLYSSAPSSTLASVERIEVLKGASSLTVGHSALGGVINVIHKKPTSQTHANASASIGSWGTYSVAAGAGGAITDKLLFRADVSAGYGEGWRHTQERFFNAYLALDYKINTRNLLSFSVNTNDDMYRGDYGQPHLSHDVYDMAGKLAFRKGDLPAAPGRRTIYSDPKDHLGHKNVTTMAKWTHHFDNPDWVLTEYCSFFHDDIDYYASESLKYLTSDKPIYKHYYLNKDKKVYISLDSIERGGFNFAYKTELVQNQLELAGKAKWGATVHNLLGGYAFSYIYIPRYKASYATDASGPGKYAHLPLVNPELNQGFIHMPHTSVRLDREYIHGLYLQDYMRWGKLAVLGGLRVDFYNRIARLAKTEDKKILSKGPQDHTHNTALSYRIGLLYDITSDFNVYASTSNFFKPTRVAAAQDYVYIDNKGKVIDPSGKNVFKPESAVQYEVGAHYAKGTKFQANFATYYILKDNMVVNLGKTADGKRVSGQVGRAESKGVEFDLTYAPCEALEFNAGYALTVAKLKSYVRNDYAENVSAGNYLDRVPKNTAFGWAFYNLPLCKISKIRMGCGVEYSDKVYADVSNTLHFPAYTLMHAMVNYKRDNWKLQLNVNNIFDKTYYVTSVNSTGFIPEPGRNFTVSASYEF; encoded by the coding sequence ATGAAAGAAAAAATTTTTACATTTTGTGTCTGTTGTTTTGCCACATCGGGCTTTGCTTTGGCTCAACAATCTTTGCAAGATACTATTCATCTCAAAGAAGTCACTGTTACTTCTGACAAAATCTCACCTTCTACCGGTACAAGTAAAGTAGCTGCTCCGGTGAAAGAGATACCCATAGCCATAACCTCAGTAAGTAATGTGCAGATACATGATCTTAATTTTACCAATTTGGTGCAGGCCACGCGCAATGTCCCGGGAGTAAGACCCATGCGTACTTATGGTGCATTTCAGCGTTTTTATATGAGAGGTTTTTCCAATTTCGTTGTACTCAATGATGGGATGAGAGATGAGCGTCATACCTTATACTCCTCAGCTCCCTCTAGCACGTTGGCTTCCGTAGAGAGAATTGAAGTCCTCAAGGGTGCATCTTCACTTACTGTAGGTCACTCTGCTCTTGGAGGTGTAATCAATGTGATACATAAGAAACCTACATCACAAACTCATGCCAATGCCAGTGCTTCTATTGGGAGCTGGGGTACATACAGTGTGGCTGCCGGTGCCGGGGGAGCTATTACAGACAAGTTGCTTTTTCGTGCTGATGTGTCAGCCGGTTATGGAGAGGGCTGGCGTCATACACAAGAGAGGTTTTTCAATGCATATCTCGCATTGGATTATAAAATCAATACTCGTAATCTGCTGAGCTTTTCTGTCAATACCAATGATGATATGTATCGAGGTGATTACGGGCAACCTCATTTGTCACACGATGTATATGATATGGCGGGTAAGTTAGCTTTTAGAAAAGGGGATTTGCCCGCAGCTCCGGGTAGGCGCACAATCTATTCGGATCCCAAAGATCACCTTGGACATAAAAATGTGACAACTATGGCAAAGTGGACACATCACTTTGATAATCCTGACTGGGTACTTACAGAGTACTGCTCGTTTTTTCATGATGATATTGACTACTATGCTTCTGAGTCGCTCAAATACCTTACTTCCGACAAACCGATATATAAGCATTACTACCTCAATAAAGACAAGAAAGTGTACATCTCTCTGGACTCCATAGAGCGTGGTGGTTTTAATTTTGCTTATAAAACCGAGCTTGTTCAGAATCAGTTGGAACTTGCCGGTAAAGCCAAGTGGGGTGCTACGGTACACAATTTGTTGGGAGGATATGCTTTTTCTTATATTTATATCCCTCGTTACAAAGCTTCGTATGCGACAGATGCATCAGGCCCCGGGAAATATGCTCACCTGCCTCTTGTAAATCCCGAGCTTAATCAGGGCTTCATACACATGCCTCATACTTCTGTGAGGCTCGATCGTGAATATATTCATGGCTTATATTTACAGGATTATATGCGTTGGGGTAAATTGGCTGTTCTTGGAGGCTTGAGGGTCGATTTTTACAATCGTATCGCTCGTTTAGCTAAAACGGAGGATAAGAAAATTCTGTCCAAGGGCCCTCAAGATCATACTCACAATACGGCTTTGAGTTATCGTATAGGGCTGCTTTATGATATAACGTCTGATTTTAATGTGTATGCTTCCACCTCCAATTTCTTTAAACCCACGCGAGTGGCTGCTGCTCAGGATTACGTTTACATAGATAATAAAGGTAAAGTGATAGACCCAAGTGGCAAGAATGTATTCAAGCCTGAGTCAGCTGTGCAGTATGAAGTGGGAGCTCACTACGCAAAAGGCACTAAATTTCAGGCCAACTTTGCAACATATTATATACTCAAAGACAATATGGTAGTCAATCTCGGTAAGACTGCCGATGGCAAGCGTGTCTCCGGACAGGTGGGTAGAGCTGAATCCAAGGGTGTAGAGTTTGATTTGACTTATGCTCCTTGTGAGGCATTGGAGTTTAATGCGGGTTATGCCCTTACTGTTGCTAAGTTGAAGTCGTATGTTCGTAATGACTATGCTGAAAATGTATCGGCCGGAAATTATCTCGACCGTGTCCCCAAAAACACAGCTTTTGGTTGGGCCTTTTACAATCTGCCATTATGCAAGATTAGTAAGATAAGAATGGGATGCGGAGTAGAATATTCGGATAAAGTATATGCTGATGTATCCAATACACTCCACTTCCCAGCCTACACTCTTATGCATGCCATGGTCAATTACAAAAGAGATAATTGGAAATTACAGCTGAATGTCAATAACATTTTTGACAAAACGTATTACGTGACTTCCGTAAACTCTACCGGATTTATACCTGAGCCCGGACGTAATTTCACAGTATCTGCATCTTACGAATTCTAA